GGCGTCCAGCTGCAGCTGCTGTTCCAGCGCCGCATCGCCCTTGACCAGATTGGCGCGGATGTCGGCCAGGAAGCCGACCGCCGTCATCGGCTGGAAGGCGTGGCGTTCGAAATAGCCCTTCAGCCAGGCGTCGAAGGTCTCGCGCCCGACGATCCGCTCGATGGTGCGCAGGAAGGCGGCTCCCTTCTCGTAGGGAATGTCGTTCAGGCCCGCGTCCGGATCGCGTCCGGTCAGGTCGGTGTGCAGGCGCGTGTCGGCGGCGGGCATCTCGGCCAGGGCGGACTGCAGGTCGGCCCAGCCCAGGACCTGAAGCATCAGGGCGCGGTCGCGGCCATAAACCGCCTCCATGATGCGGTTCTCGAAATAGGTGGTGGTGCCCTCGTTCAGCCAGATGTCGGCCCAGGTCGCGTTGGTCACCAGATTGCCGGACCAGGAGTGCGCCAGCTCGTGCGCCACGAGGCTGACCAGCGACTTGTCACCCGCGACCACCGTGGGCGTGGCGAAGGTCAGGCGCGGGTTCTCCATCCCGCCGAACGGGAAGGACGGCGGCAGGATCAGCAGGTCGTAGCGACCCCAGCGATAGGGGCCGTACAGGGCCTCGGCTGCATCGACGAACTGGCCCATCTCGGCGAACTCGGCCTTGGCGGCGTCCAGTCGGCCGGGCTCGGTCCACACGCCGACGCGGTCGCCCTCGCTGGCGAAGGCCAGATCGCCGACCGCCAGCGCGATCAGATAGGGCGGGACCGGATTGGTCATGCGGAAGCGATAGGTGTGCGAGCCCTCCGGCGCGCCGTCGCCGGCCTTCTCGCCTTCGGGGGTCAGCATCTCGGCCGACATGACGGCCTTCAGGGCCTCGGGCACGGTGATGCGGGCGGAGTAGGTCTGGCGGATGCCGGGGCTGTCCTGGGTCGGGACCCAGGTGCGGGTCAGGATGGCCTGGCCCTGGCTGAACAGGAACGGCTGCTGGCCGCCCGCCGTCTGGGCGGGGGTCAGCCACTGCAGGGCCGCGGCGTCGGGCCGGGTGGCATAGCCGATGACGATCTTCTGGACCTTGCCCTCCTCGAGGGCGGGCAGGGTGACGGTCAGGGCCTGGCCCAGAATGGGGTCCTCGGCCCCGATCGTGAATTGCAGCGGATTGCCCCGGTCGTCGGCGACCGAGCGAATTTCCAGGTTGCGGGTGTCCAGGATGACCTGGGTCGCCCCGGCCTGGCCGGTGACGTCCAGGGTCGCGGTCCCGGCGAGGGTCTTCGTCTCGAAGTCGGTGGTCAGGTCCAGGGCCACGTGCCGGACCCGCGCGATCTGGGGCTGGGCATAGGAATGGATGTCCCGCTCGTAGGTCACGGGGGCGGTCGCGGTGGCGGGCAGGGGCGGCATGTCGGACTTCGGATCGTTTCCGGCGCAGGCGGACAGGGCGGTGGCGACGGCGATCATGGAAACCATGCCGATCAGGCGGGCGCGGGACATCAGGCGAACTCCGGGACGTGGGGTGGCGAAGGAGCCCCCAAAGCCCGCAAAGATCAAGAGGCCGCCGGCACCGGCAGAGGATTGCGCCCGACGAACAGCCGGCCCCGCTCGGCATAGAGCACGCACAGCAGGGCGGCGACGCCGCACGCGGTGATACCCACTGTCATGGGCACGACGCTGCCGTCGAACTGCTGTCCGATCAGGAAGCCGGTCAGGGAGCCGATGATGGTCGAGATGAACCCCTGGGCCGAGGAGGCCGTGCCCGCGATGTGACCCATAGGCTCCATCGCCATCGACCCGAAATTCCCCGCCAGCAGGCCGAAGCAGAACATGGTGCAGGCCTGCAGGATGCCGAAGGTCCAGATGGTCTCGTGCCCGCTCAGCGTCACGGCCATGTGCAGGGCCCCGAAGCCGATGAAGCCCAGCAGCGCCGTGTGGCCGATCAGGCGCGACCCCAGCCGTTCGACCAGCTTCGCGTTGACGACCGACGCCACGGCGATGCCGCCGGCGATGCAGGCGAAGACGGTCGTGAACAGGCCGGGCGCGTGGAAGACGTCGAAGAAGATCTGCTGGGACGAGTTGATGAAGCCGAACAGGGCCCCGGTGATCGCCGTCATGGCCAGGGTGTAGCCGATGGAGATGCGGTTGGTCAGCGCCTCCCGGAACGCCCCGGCGATGCGACGCGCCTCGATCGGCTGACGATCGGCGGGAGCCAGGGTTTCGGGCAGTCGCAGGCCCGTCCAGATCATCAGCGCGACCCCGGCGAAGGCCAGGACGCCGAAGATCGCTTCCCACGGCGCGACCAGCAGGATCGCCTGACCCACGGACGGGGCGATGATCGGCACGCCGAGGAACACCAGGAAGCTGAGGCTCATGACGCGCGCCATGGTCCGGCCGGAATAGCGGTCGCGCACGATCGACACGGCCAGAACCCGCGTCGCGGCCGACCCCATGCCCTGACCGATGCGGGCCAGAATCAGGGTCTCGAAGGTGGGGGCCAGCATGGCGACGAGGCTGAACACCACATAGACGCCGACCCCGATCATGATGACCGGCTTGCGGCCGTATCGATCCGCGAGCGGTCCGTAGACGATCTGCAGCGCGCCGAAGCCCAGAAGATAGGCGGTGATCACCCATTGCCGGCTGTTGGCGTTTGCGACGCCGAGGGCATCGCCGATCTGCGGCAGGGCGGGCAGCATGGCATCGATCGCGAGCGCGTTCAGCGCCATCATCAGGGCGATCATGCAGACGAATTCGGGGAAACCCGGCCCCTTGGCGGGCTGTGCGGCGTCAGGCTGGGTCATCGGAACCAGATGCGGTCACCGGGGCGGTGTCGCAACCCTCTGGCCGCTCACTTTTCGCAACTGCGAGATGAAGCGGTGGTGGATCAGGGCGTGAACTGGATGGTCCGGGCGAACTGAACGTCGCGCGGGCCGGGTTCGACCTCGCTGCCGTTCATCAGGGCGATGGCGGCGGCCCCGAACCCCATGCCCGGATGCGTCTCGCCCAGCACCGAGCAACCGTCGACCTTGCCGTCGGTATGGGCGGTGCACTCCAGCGTCACGGCCACACCCGCCAGGACCGGCGCGGGATCGGCCATCATGACGACGGGCTGGACGCGGGGCGCGGCGAGGCTGTCGGCGGTCCTGGTGACACCGGGGTTGGCGGACAGGGCGAGGGCGATGACGAGAGCGATCATGGGACGAACCTTTTCACTGGCTCATCAATGTTTCGGAAAGGACTGCGTTCCACGACCCGCGTCGCCGCCCGCAAATCGGTGGTGCCCCCGGTCGGACTCGAACCGACACTCCTCTCGGAACCGGATTTTGAGTCCGGCGCGTCTACCAATTCCACCACAGGGGCCTGCGCAGGCGCAGAGAGCGCGTGGTCTACAAGCGCCCGGTCCCGGTTTCAACCGTGGCTTCGTTCCGGCCGGGGCCGCGCTGCGCGCGGGACCCGGATCTGACGGTCAGGGGGGGGGCTTCCCGGCCGCCGCCCGGCCTCACCCAAATCCCCATTTCGGGGCCTCACGATCTTTTTGGGCCGACCTGCCACCGGTATCATTCTCCCCGTGAGCGGTGGGGGCATCGAACGTGAACAACGTGATCAGCTATGCGGCCTTCAAGGCCGAGACGCGGCGTATCGATCCGGCCGTGGCCGACATCGTCGATGCCCTGCGGAGTCTGGGGGGCGCAGCCCACCGGGAGGATGTCGCCCACTGGATCGCCCGTCGGCGCGCCGGGCGCGACGTGCGGGCGACAGCGGCCGAGCGCGACGCGGTCTTCAATGCCTTCCAGACCTACATGTCGGCCGCGACGCGACGGCGTCCCGCGCCACTCCTTCACACGCCCTTCGGCCCCGGCACCTACCGCTGGGCCCTGACCGAGGCCTGCAAGGTCCGGCTTGCCGATCGTGCCCCCATCGCCGGCGTGGGGCGCTGAGCGTGGGCCCCGGGAATCGTTCGGGCGGGCAAAGCCCCAGGACCGTCGGCAGGGTCAGGGAGGGCATCGTGATGGAGATGGACCCCGACTCCCGAAAAGCGCCCCCCGGGGGGCCGATCTTCCGGGCGTTCATGCGATGGTTCGCCACCCAGGATCTGCGCCTGTGAGCGGCCGCCCCCACCACGAGGTGTCGGCTCGCGGCGGGCTGGCCTTCTTTCTGCACCGCCATCGCCGGGCGATGACGATCTGGACCGCAACCCTGATCGCGGCGTCGGCCACGGCCATGCTGTCTGTCCTGATCTTCGGCTGACCCCGGACGATCGACGGATCTGACCAGCCTTCAGGTAGCCCTGTCGCGTTCGACGACGATGCCGGCCAGGCCGAGTTTGGTCACCAGGTGTTCGCAGCGGGCACCGGTCTGGTCCCTCAACGCCGCCCAGTCCTTCGTCACCGCGGGGTTCTCCAGGGCGAGGTCGCAGCGATGTCCCTCGCGCGTGACGAGGCCCAGAGCCTGAAGTTTCAGCGCGTGGCGTCGCAGGGTCTCATGCGGCAGCCCCGTGACGCGGGCCACGCTGGCGATCGTCACGGCTTCCATCCCGGGCGTGGGCGACAATCCATCGGCGACGCGTGAATGGGTCGCCGGGAGCCGAAGGCTGCCGCCGACGGCATGGCCGAGCGACAGCAGGACATAGAGACCGGGAAGTCCGATGGACGGGTTCAGGCTTCGGGCGTGCTCGATCCAGCGCAGGATGTGGGCCGTGCAGAGTCTGACGGCGAGACCGCCCAGAACGGGATTGAGCGGCGCGAGCTCCCGGGTCTCCATTTCATAGACGCGCGCATTCGAAAGGCCGGCGACGAACTGGGCGACCGCCGCGCCGAAGGCTCCCATCGCCTGTCCCAGCGGGGGCGACGATACGGTCGCCGCGCTCAGGATCAGACCGTCGCCCTGCTTCTGCAGCGTGCCCTTCCGGACCAGAGCGGCGAGTTTGCTCCGCGCCGTCTCGTCCGCCATTCCGAGGGACTGGGCCACGCTCATGGCGTTCACCGGACGTCGCAGATCGTCGGAAAGCGCGCCGGATTCCGTGACGTCGGATGTGGTCGCGCCGGCCGGTTCGACGTTCGAGCTCAGCACCCCCGCCACGAGGAGAGCCGAAAGGAGATCATCGTCGATCCAGGTGCGCGAGGTTCGGATGAAGCTCAGCGCCAGCCGCTCGTTGAGCCAGGCCGCACGGGCCGCATCGGTGCGCTTTGGCATGACTTGCCGTCCAGGTGTTTGGGCGCAGCAAGAGAGGACGGCGTCGGCCCCCCGCTGCCGATCTGGCGATAACGGCCAGGCCTGGAAAGCTCAAGCTTGCGATGACGGCCTCGTCGCGGATCGTCCGGCCCGCGTGCGCCCGGCTCCCCCGCGTCCCGTTGTCCCCGGCGCGCCACGATTCCGGCCCGAGGGCTTGCGTTCCAGCGTGGTGTAACGCATGTGCGCCTGCATGACCGAACCCCTGCCCGACCTGGCGATCGTCTATGAGCATCCCGACTGGTTCGAGCCGCTGTTCGCGGCCCTGGACCGGCACGGCGTCAGCTATGTGAAGGTGCCGCTGGCGGGCAGCACCTTCGATCCGGCCGCCACCCCCGCGCCCGCGACCGTGGTGTTCAGCCGGGTGGCCATGTCGTCCTTCCTGCGCGACCCCGAACACCCGATCTTCTACGCCCAGAGCCTGTTCGAGCACTGGCAGGGGCAGGGGACCCGGGTGGTCAACGCCTCGGCCCTGAACATCGACACCTCCAAGGCGCGGCAGATGTCGCTGATCGCGCGGCTGGGTCTGAAGGGGCCGGCGACCCGGGTCGCCCACCGCCAGGCGGACATTCCCGCAGCAGCCGAGGGCCTGCGCTATCCGGTGCTGGTCAAGGCCGACATCGGCGGGGCCGGGGCCGGCATCACCCGCTACGAGACGCCCGAGGCCCTCGCCGAGGCCGCCGGCGAGACGTGGTGCCCGGTCGGCGTCAACGGCATCTCCCTGGTCCAGGAATATGCCCCGCGCCGGGACGGCAAGATCACCCGGGTCGAGACGCTGAACGGCAAATACCTCTACGCCATCGACATCGAGAGCCCGGGCGACGCCTTCGACCTGTGCCCCGCCGACGCCTGTCTGGTGCGGCCGGGCGCGCCGACCCTGACCATGACCAGGACCACCCCGCCGCCCGAGCTGATCGAAGCGGTCGAGAAACTGGCCGTGGCGGGCGGGCTCGAGGTGGGCGGGGTCGAATATCTGATCGACGACCGGGACGGCAGCGCGCTGTTCTATGACATCAACGGGCTGTCGAACTTCGTGGCCAGGCCGGTCGAGGTGCTGGGCTTCGACCCGCACGACGATCTGGTCGACTGGCTCAAGGGCATCGTGGCGGAAGAAAAGGCGAAGCGCGCATGAGGTACGGATACTGGGCCCCCGTCTTCGGCGGCTGGCTGCGCAACGTCGCCGACGAGCGCGAGGCCTCGTGGGACAACGCCTCCCGGCTGGTGAAGCGGTCGGAGGCCCTGGGCTATGACCTGACCCTAATCGCCGAGCTGAACCTGAACGACATCAAGGGGATCGAGGCCCCGGCCCTCGACGCCTGGTCGACGGCGGCGGCCCTGGCGGCGGTGACCGAGACGATCGAGCTGATGGTGGCGGTCCGCCCGAACTTTCACCAGCCCGCCCTGTTCGCCAAGAAGGCGGCCAACATCGACCGGATCTCGAACGGACGGCTGGCGCTGAACGTCGTCTCGTCCTGGTGGGCCAAGGAGGCCGAAAGCTACGGCCTGCAGTTCGACCAGCACGACGACCGCTATGCGCGGACGACCGAATGGCTGCAGGTGCTGGACCGGCTGTGGACCGAGAAACGCGTCGATTTCGAGGGCCGCTACTACACCCTGAAGGACGCCATCGTGGAGCCCAAGCCGACCTCCACGCCCGAGCGCCCGCGCCCGGTCATCTACGCCGGCGGCGAGTCCGAGGCCGCCAAGACCCTGATCGCGAGACACTGCGACGCCTATGTCATGCATGGCGACGAGCCGGAGCATATCGCCGCCAAGGTCGCCGACATGAAGGCCCGGCGCGAGGCCTTCGGCCTGCCGCCGATGCAATACGGCATGGCCGGCTATGCGATCGTGCGCGACACGCAAGCAGAGGCCGACCGGGAGCTGGAGCGGATCACGACCATCCCCGGACTGGCCGAGGGCTCACCCCCCGCCGGCTTCGCCAATTTCGACCAATGGCTGTCGGGGACCGAGCTGGAGCGCGAGCTGAAGATCCGCGAATACAGCGTCTCCAACCGCGGCCTGCGTCCCGGCTTCGTCGGCACGCCCGAAACCGTCCGTGAACGGATCGAGGAGTTCGAAGCCGCCGGTCTGGACCTGGTCCTGCTGCAGATGTCGCCCCAGGAGGAAGAGATGGAGCGGTTCTCGGCCCAGGTGATCAGCCGGCCGGCCTGATCCGGGATCCCGTCTCGGGCCGCAGGGTGGAACCGACGTCCGGCACGACGAATCGCAGGGTGAAGGACACCAGACGCCGCGGCACGGGCTGGTCAGGCTGATCGGGCACCTGCACCTTGGCGAGGCGCATCGCGCGAAGCGCGGCCGCGCCGAATCCGCCGTCGAGCGGATACTGGGCCTCGGTCTCGCAGCTATCGAGGCTTCCGTCGCGCTGGGACAGGCAGGTGATGGTTGCGAACCCCCAGGCGTAGGTCCGGAAGCCTTCCGGATAGATCGCCAGAGGAGGGCGGGCCCAGGCGATGCCGGTCGGCAGGCCGCCCTCGGGAACCTCCTCGATCTGCAGGTCTCTTGGATCGACGAGCGGCTTGCCGCAGGCCGTCAGAACCTGATCGACCGCCGACGAGGACGCCGGGAGATTCAGGATGTAGCGAAGGTTGCGTCCGTTCTGCGCGCCGCCCGGCACGACCATGTTGACCACACCGCCATTGCGCAGTGTGCGCGCGAAACGGGCCGGCGAGCCGCTGATGGCCGTCGTGGCTTCGTCTCCGACATACCAGGTTCGTTCCTGGAGCGGCTGGTCACCGAGCGACACGCGCAGCGGTCGCGATCGCCCCTCGCCGGCGGGCAGCCCCATGATGAGGGTCTCGATACTGTCGCTCTCGCCCTTGCACCGCACGACGATATCGATGCCGCTGTCGAACCGCACATAGGCGGCGGTTATCCCTGCGCGATCGGCCAACGTCCAGTCGTCCGCCGGCGGCACCGTATCGGGCGTCTGGGCCTGCGCGAGCCCCCCCAAAGCACTCGCCAGGGCAAGCGCCGCAAGACCAAGAACCGGTCGCGATGTTGAACTCATGGATGGCTCTCCCCCGATGCCCTGGATGCAATCTGCTATAGAAAAATGTTCGCGCGCAACCGCTTTCGCGTCCGCCGCCTATTGCATCGTGAAAATCGTCCGGAAGCCGATGATGCGGGGCCGATAGGCGCCTTCCACCTCGGCGGGACTGGTCAGTCGGGCGCGATCGACACCTCGCAGGGCGGCCCGGCCAAACCGGCCATCGACCGGAAACTCCGATTCCACCGCGCACTGATCCAGCGATCCGTCGGGTTGCAGCACGCAGGTCACCACCGCGACGCCCTCGAGATACTGGGTGAGGGGATAGCGGGGGCGCGGGGGCCGCGCCCAGGTGACGCCCTCGGGCAGCCCGCCCTCGCCGATTTCGGGCAGGAGGGCGTCGCGTGGATCGACCAGCGGCCGCCCGCAGGCCGTCAGCGTCTCGTCGATCGCGGCACTGGATCCCGGCAACTGCAGTTCGTGACGAATGTTGCGCCCGTCCTCCGACCCGCGCGGAATGACGATCGTCACCGGTCCGCCGTCGCGCATGTCGCGGGCCAGTGAGGCCGGATAGTCCGCCAGGGCCACCGTCCGGTCGGTGGTGACGTTCCAGACCGAGTCCGCCAGCTCATCGTCGCCGACCTTCATCCGCAGGATGCGGGTCCGGTCGTTGCCCCCCGCCGCGGGCAGACCCGCGATGACGGCGCCGAAGACCCCGTCCACGCAGCGGAAGCCGATGCCCAGGCCCGTGGTCGTGGGGATATAGGCCAGGGTCGTCTTCTGCTCCGGCTGGCGGATGAGATCCCAGTCCTCCTGGGCGTCCTGGGCCAGGGCCGGCGCGGCGGTGCCCAGGATCAGCAGGGCGGCGAGGGTGCGGTGACGCATCATCTGAACTCACGGACGGTGGAAAACGGGGGCGGGATCAGACCGCCGGCGCGGCCTCGACGTGATCGTCGGGCTTGCCGGCCAGGATGCGGCGGGCGCGGATGACCATCTCGACGCGCTGGACGATCACCATGGCGGCGGCGAACAGCAGGAAGGCGTCCTGGACGGCCAGGGCGTTCAGGTGCCACGCCCCCGCGTGGGTCTCCAGCCACGGCCGGAGCAACGACCGGCTGGCGATCAGCGCCACGATCAGGATGATGCCGAGGGGCGAGGCCTGGGCCTGCAGGCCTCCCTCGGGCGTGCGCTCGATCGTGGTCATCCGGCCGCGCTGGTAGCCGGCGGCCGCGCCCAGGATCACGCCGCCCGCCAGGATCGCCCAGGCCCCCGGACCGAAGGCGGCGTGGCCCGCGCCGGGAGCCTGCGACATGCCCCACAGCCCGAACCCGATGCCGAGCGCGACGAGCACGGGGGCCACCCACATGTACTGGATCCGCAGGGGGCGGGGCTTCTGGTTGCGCAGGAGGATGATGACCAGGGCGATGCCGATCCCGATCAGAGGACCGTACTGTTGTGGTGTCATGGCCCGTCCCCCGGTTTCAGGGGCACGCTATCACGACCTCTGCGTGCGGCAAGCGCGTTCCGACCGCCTGGGTTACACCCGCTCGCTGACCTTGATCGCCACCTTGCAGCCCGCCTTGATGACGGCGCTCAACAGGCGATAGGCGGGGGCCTCGCGGCTGCCGTGTTCGATGGCGTGGTCGTGGTGATCCAGTTCCTCTTCGCGAAACTGCGTCAGCTCGGCGGCGAGTTCGGGCTCCCGCTCGGCCAGTTCGGCGATCTGGTCGGCATAGTGCTGCTCGATCACGCTCTCGACCGCCTCGGTACAGGCATGGGCCGCCTTCTCGCCCATCAGGGCCGTGACGGTGCCGAGACCCGAGGCGGCCAGCGACCACAGGGGCAGCAGGGCCGTGGGGGCGACGCGGTGTTCGGTCAGCAGGGCGTCGAAGCGCGCCTTGTGCACCGCCTCGCCGGCCTGCATCGCCTCCATGTCGGCCGTCACCGCTGCCTTGCCGGGCGCATTCCGGAACACGGCCGCCTGGGCCTGGTAGATCTTGACCGCGCCGTATTCGCCCGCGTGATCGACGCGCAGGATCTCGGCCAGCCGCGCACGGGTCTGTCCACGGCCCGGACGGGGCAGGGGCACGGGACGCGGACTAGTGTTTCGGGGCTCTGGCATCCTTGGGTCTCTTGGCGGCGAGCAGGCTGAACACCGCCAATGCGGCGGAGATCAGCGCGTTCCACCCTGCCATGGACACGCCCAGGAAGCTCCACGTCACCGCGTCGCACATGGCGATGCGCGGCGCGTCCCCGACGCCGAGCGCCAGCGACGTCAGGCTTTCCAGATCGGCCACGCCGCCGCCCGCGCAGGTCGCCGGCAGGCTCCACCATTTCAGCTCGCCTCCGGCATGGAAGCCCGCGGTGATCGCGCCGGTCG
This DNA window, taken from Brevundimonas subvibrioides ATCC 15264, encodes the following:
- a CDS encoding CcdC protein domain-containing protein, coding for MTPQQYGPLIGIGIALVIILLRNQKPRPLRIQYMWVAPVLVALGIGFGLWGMSQAPGAGHAAFGPGAWAILAGGVILGAAAGYQRGRMTTIERTPEGGLQAQASPLGIILIVALIASRSLLRPWLETHAGAWHLNALAVQDAFLLFAAAMVIVQRVEMVIRARRILAGKPDDHVEAAPAV
- a CDS encoding M1 family metallopeptidase, yielding MSRARLIGMVSMIAVATALSACAGNDPKSDMPPLPATATAPVTYERDIHSYAQPQIARVRHVALDLTTDFETKTLAGTATLDVTGQAGATQVILDTRNLEIRSVADDRGNPLQFTIGAEDPILGQALTVTLPALEEGKVQKIVIGYATRPDAAALQWLTPAQTAGGQQPFLFSQGQAILTRTWVPTQDSPGIRQTYSARITVPEALKAVMSAEMLTPEGEKAGDGAPEGSHTYRFRMTNPVPPYLIALAVGDLAFASEGDRVGVWTEPGRLDAAKAEFAEMGQFVDAAEALYGPYRWGRYDLLILPPSFPFGGMENPRLTFATPTVVAGDKSLVSLVAHELAHSWSGNLVTNATWADIWLNEGTTTYFENRIMEAVYGRDRALMLQVLGWADLQSALAEMPAADTRLHTDLTGRDPDAGLNDIPYEKGAAFLRTIERIVGRETFDAWLKGYFERHAFQPMTAVGFLADIRANLVKGDAALEQQLQLDAWVYQPGLPSNAVAPVSAALTAVDGAAQAFFADKGPASAIPWARWSTQERQHFLNWRPEGPAAGRDWLTPAQLADLETTLNLRAEGNAEVLFSWLQIAVAHRYQPAVPTLERFLTSQGRRKFVLPLFTALWAEGDWGRPIATRIYAEARPGYHPVTTGSVDDVVGVPAA
- a CDS encoding energy transducer TonB, which encodes MIALVIALALSANPGVTRTADSLAAPRVQPVVMMADPAPVLAGVAVTLECTAHTDGKVDGCSVLGETHPGMGFGAAAIALMNGSEVEPGPRDVQFARTIQFTP
- a CDS encoding LLM class flavin-dependent oxidoreductase produces the protein MRYGYWAPVFGGWLRNVADEREASWDNASRLVKRSEALGYDLTLIAELNLNDIKGIEAPALDAWSTAAALAAVTETIELMVAVRPNFHQPALFAKKAANIDRISNGRLALNVVSSWWAKEAESYGLQFDQHDDRYARTTEWLQVLDRLWTEKRVDFEGRYYTLKDAIVEPKPTSTPERPRPVIYAGGESEAAKTLIARHCDAYVMHGDEPEHIAAKVADMKARREAFGLPPMQYGMAGYAIVRDTQAEADRELERITTIPGLAEGSPPAGFANFDQWLSGTELERELKIREYSVSNRGLRPGFVGTPETVRERIEEFEAAGLDLVLLQMSPQEEEMERFSAQVISRPA
- a CDS encoding disulfide bond formation protein B: MSAYRVLTRWWTAFALAISLAMLAAAHAFERFAGLSPCNLCLKQREVYWGAVAVALIATAWAIISQARRGTPRIAAFLLFAIFATGAITAGFHAGGELKWWSLPATCAGGGVADLESLTSLALGVGDAPRIAMCDAVTWSFLGVSMAGWNALISAALAVFSLLAAKRPKDARAPKH
- a CDS encoding multidrug effflux MFS transporter, with protein sequence MTQPDAAQPAKGPGFPEFVCMIALMMALNALAIDAMLPALPQIGDALGVANANSRQWVITAYLLGFGALQIVYGPLADRYGRKPVIMIGVGVYVVFSLVAMLAPTFETLILARIGQGMGSAATRVLAVSIVRDRYSGRTMARVMSLSFLVFLGVPIIAPSVGQAILLVAPWEAIFGVLAFAGVALMIWTGLRLPETLAPADRQPIEARRIAGAFREALTNRISIGYTLAMTAITGALFGFINSSQQIFFDVFHAPGLFTTVFACIAGGIAVASVVNAKLVERLGSRLIGHTALLGFIGFGALHMAVTLSGHETIWTFGILQACTMFCFGLLAGNFGSMAMEPMGHIAGTASSAQGFISTIIGSLTGFLIGQQFDGSVVPMTVGITACGVAALLCVLYAERGRLFVGRNPLPVPAAS
- a CDS encoding demethoxyubiquinone hydroxylase family protein, with amino-acid sequence MPEPRNTSPRPVPLPRPGRGQTRARLAEILRVDHAGEYGAVKIYQAQAAVFRNAPGKAAVTADMEAMQAGEAVHKARFDALLTEHRVAPTALLPLWSLAASGLGTVTALMGEKAAHACTEAVESVIEQHYADQIAELAEREPELAAELTQFREEELDHHDHAIEHGSREAPAYRLLSAVIKAGCKVAIKVSERV
- a CDS encoding ATP-grasp domain-containing protein, which produces MTEPLPDLAIVYEHPDWFEPLFAALDRHGVSYVKVPLAGSTFDPAATPAPATVVFSRVAMSSFLRDPEHPIFYAQSLFEHWQGQGTRVVNASALNIDTSKARQMSLIARLGLKGPATRVAHRQADIPAAAEGLRYPVLVKADIGGAGAGITRYETPEALAEAAGETWCPVGVNGISLVQEYAPRRDGKITRVETLNGKYLYAIDIESPGDAFDLCPADACLVRPGAPTLTMTRTTPPPELIEAVEKLAVAGGLEVGGVEYLIDDRDGSALFYDINGLSNFVARPVEVLGFDPHDDLVDWLKGIVAEEKAKRA